Proteins co-encoded in one Yamadazyma tenuis chromosome 1, complete sequence genomic window:
- the YKU80 gene encoding ATP-dependent DNA helicase yku80 (COG:L; BUSCO:EOG09261ACJ; EggNog:ENOG503NWV8) produces the protein MSKELTTFVVDLDREMARELSPGQSHLDFGLKYMYHLLMAKIFNTRVTDFVSVIACHAPTSNVDFSEDDQLKGIYKVLGKTSPGIRHLKEVEWFLVPNTASSPDDGDVIHALSVAVALMNQDAKGAFIRNIVVITNGEGDVRSFGTELADSTVAAVNNMGINVSVVGVNFGSDTSPTQVKNVQSWRKLVAQYNNGHVLDANDVAESITKNPPLKRVDPRVAFKGSLRLGTDPAHLGSSGKDTSQISLDVEIYPAVMPEKLPAGHNYLVKDGEVKHLTTEYGYYVELDNKDHENNPKKKVPLEKGNWTDGYKYTNNDIIALDSKTLAASRLAGEPAIDVVGFMKIDDLPVAFFTEESKYLVPAKLSTNRNLLGYNCLCEALLDSRMLVIGRFVQKENDEVKICALIPSITKISTKIVYSLQSVRLACKEDEKSGRFPQLSTEEANSEDLKLMEKFILSRDLDAHTPAQEANIDQYCINNGKVTLLSHQTLEERIRQSKEAVSTDLKLMSNNPAIHKFHTNLFKMLREAVDKTEVEESPVFLTNNTIPDIPTNLFNLSNILLNGYNSFHSSWLSQLNKTDGTVEKLAKKTIPFRPKTKRRKLDQEKVGAGTYGENEGEYEFIDIEDILT, from the coding sequence ATGTCCAAAGAGTTAACAACATTTGTGGTTGACTTGGACCGGGAAATGGCTCGTGAGCTTTCCCCCGGCCAGTCACATCTCGACTTCGGCTTGAAGTATATGTATCATTTGCTCAtggccaagatcttcaacactcGAGTCACAGACTTTGTTTCTGTGATTGCCTGCCACGCGCCCACTTCCAACGTGGACTTCTCGGAAGATGATCAATTGAAGGGTATTTACAAGGTCCTTGGTAAGACGTCACCCGGAATACGCCACTTGAAGGAAGTCGAGTGGTTTTTGGTCCCAAACACCGCATCTTCACCCGACGATGGTGATGTTATTCACGCGCTTCTGGTGGCAGTAGCTTTAATGAACCAAGACGCTAAAGGTGCATTCATAAGAAATATAGTGGTGATCACCAACGGTGAGGGAGATGTAAGGTCTTTTGGCACCGAGTTGGCAGACAGCACTGTGGCAGCGGTCAACAATATGGGTATCAATGTTTCTGTTGTGGGAGTGAATTTCGGGTCTGACACTTCACCTACCCAGGTGAAAAATGTGCAAAGTTGGAGAAAGTTGGTGGCCCAGTACAACAATGGCCACGTGTTGGATGCTAATGATGTTGCCGAATCGATCACGAAAAACCCACCCTTGAAAAGGGTGGATCCTCGGGTAGCATTCAAAGGTTCTTTGCGATTGGGAACAGACCCTGCCCATCTTGGTAGCAGCGGAAAAGATACCAGTCAGATTTCTTTGGATGTGGAAATATACCCTGCAGTGATGCCAGAAAAACTTCCTGCCGGCCATAATTACCTTGTCAAAGATGGTGAAGTAAAACATCTAACCACTGAATACGGCTATTATGTGGAGCTTGACAACAAAGATCATGAAAACAACCCCAAAAAAAAGGTCCCTTTGGAAAAAGGAAACTGGACGGATGGGTATAAGTACACCAACAATGATATTATTGCTCTTGATTCCAAAACTCTCGCAGCTTCGAGACTTGCAGGGGAACCGGCTATAGATGTGGTGGGGTTTATGAAAATTGACGATTTACCAGTAGCTTTCTTCACGGAGGAAAGCAAGTACTTGGTGCCGGCTAAGCTTCTGACAAATAGAAACCTTTTGGGCTATAATTGTCTTTGTGAAGCGCTTCTTGATTCACGTATGTTGGTGATTGGGCGGTTTGTTCAGAAGGAGAACGACGAAGTGAAGATCTGTGCGTTGATTCCTTCAATAACAAAGATATCCACTAAAATCGTCTACTCTTTGCAGCTGGTTCGTCTCGCCTgcaaagaagatgaaaagtcCGGCCGTTTTCCCCAGTTGTCCACCGAAGAAGCAAATTCAgaggacttgaagttgatggagaagtttATCCTCTCGAGGGATTTGGATGCCCACACACCTGCCCAAGAAGCGAACATTGACCAGTATTGTATCAATAATGGAAAGGTGACATTACTATCTCACCAAACCCTCGAAGAAAGAATTAGGCAAAGCAAAGAGGCAGTTAGTACTGATTTGAAACTCATGTCCAACAACCCTGCTATCCACAAATTTCATacaaacttgttcaaaatgCTCCGGGAAGCTGTTGATAAAACCGAAGTTGAAGAGTCTCCCGTGTTTTTGACGAACAATACCATTCCCGACATccccaccaacttgttcaacttatccaacATTCTTCTCAACGGATACAATTCCTTCCATAGTAGTTGGTTAAGCCAGTTGAATAAAACCGATGGAACGGTAGAGAAGTTGGCGAAAAAGACTATTCCTTTCAGGCCCAAaaccaagagaagaaagcTTGACCAAGAAAAGGTTGGAGCAGGCACCTATGGAGAGAACGAAGGAGAATATGAGTTTATCGATATCGAAGATATTCTCACCTAA
- the mtg1 gene encoding Mitochondrial GTPase 1 (EggNog:ENOG503NXC2; COG:S; BUSCO:EOG09262WHU) yields MSFVPRRIFPGFNITLANFKGHHQKALTKFGHLAPQIDYILEVRDSRAPIATTNVLLERVLARKPKVVLYSKKDLSVLSTPLLEKWHNKHNEEYMVIDARSKQDAKRIIDRMTKEYNKMNPPPPLGMRLMIVGMPNVGKSTLVNTLREVGYNYHLTDTISTKRRKVAKTGGQPGVTRNTSEIIKISQWPEISVHDTPGVFLPTVKNSETMLSLALVGCVNSSFVDPVIQADYLLYLLNLQDEPGARYSEYMDHPTNSVDELLFNIAKTRNKLKKDDSYDELGMANHWLNLWRQAKGKQYRGLFELETIIEVGGKQVRSMFEEEKERVRSMNVHQKIVDSLGEDGTGMSKKRSRTAKDREFDIRNRLFKL; encoded by the coding sequence ATGTCCTTTGTGCCTAGAAGGATATTTCCTGGATTTAACATCACTTTGGCAAACTTCAAGGGCCATCATCAGAAGGCCTTGACGAAGTTTGGCCACTTGGCCCCGCAAATTGACTATATTCTTGAAGTCAGGGATAGTAGGGCCCCTattgcaaccacaaatgTGTTGCTTGAGAGAGTACTAGCCAGAAAGCCCAAAGTGGTTTTGTACAGTAAAAAGGATTTGTCAGTACTAAGCACTCCGTTGCTAGAAAAATGGCACAACAAGCACAATGAGGAGTATATGGTTATAGACGCTAGAAGTAAGCAGGATGCTAAACGAATTATTGATAGAATGACCAAAGAGTACAATAAGATGAACCCACCCCCACCGTTGGGAATGAGGCTCATGATCGTGGGAATGCCTAACGTAGGTAAGTCTACATTGGTTAATACTCTaagagaagttggataTAATTACCACTTAACCGATACCATTTCTACCAAAAGACGTAAGGTTGCAAAGACTGGTGGACAACCAGGAGTCACGAGAAACACCAgtgaaatcatcaaaatcagcCAGTGGCCCGAGATTTCTGTGCATGATACTCCCGGGGtatttcttccaactgtAAAGAACAGTGAGACGATGTTGTCGTTGGCGTTGGTGGGGTGTGTAAATTCGTCGTTTGTGGATCCGGTGATTCAGGCTGATTATTTGTTGTATTTGTTGAACCTACAGGACGAGCCTGGTGCTCGTTATAGTGAGTACATGGATCATCCCACGAACTCAGTAGATgagttgttgttcaatatcgccaaaaccagaaacaaattgaagaaagatgatTCTTACGATGAGCTTGGAATGGCGAATCATTGGTTGAATCTTTGGAGACAAGCCAAGGGCAAGCAGTACAGAGGTCTATTTGAGTTGGAGACGATTATAGAGGTGGGTGGAAAACAGGTGAGGTCGatgtttgaagaagaaaaggaaagGGTTCGTTCTATGAATGTGCACCAGAAGATTGTTGATAGTTTGGGAGAAGATGGAACGGGGATGTCTAAAAAGAGAAGTAGAACTGCCAAAGATAGAGAGTTTGATATCAGAAATcggttgttcaagttataA
- a CDS encoding uncharacterized protein (COG:S; BUSCO:EOG09264CA0; EggNog:ENOG503P2PU): MAKLVHNIQKKQHKERSQTKDRERYGLLEKKKDYRLRAADFHKKQAAIKALRNKASQYNPDEYYHAMTRKRTDDRGIIVSDRGNESLSVDQVKLLKTQDSNYIRTMRLNELNKIDKQKQSLAFKAKGKHTVFVGSKQEQERFSPEEYFNTDKDFLSRRENRPRIEQLESNKKIIESNIDEVVRERLNEKKVKQYKLLKSRMEREQQLKQVESRMEQQKELMKKGNKKKVVDGSGNIHFKWKIQRKR, from the coding sequence ATGGCAAAATTGGTACATAATAtccagaagaagcagcaCAAGGAGCGGTCTCAGACGAAAGATAGAGAAAGGTATGGGCtattggagaagaagaaggactATCGGTTGAGAGCCGCCGACTTCCACAAAAAACAGGCTGCCATAAAGGCCCTTAGAAACAAGGCATCGCAATACAATCCTGATGAATACTACCATGCCATGACCAGAAAGAGAACCGATGACAGAGGAATAATCGTGTCGGATAGAGGAAACGAGCTGTTATCTGTTGACCAGGTGAAGTTGCTTAAAACTCAAGATTCAAACTATATTCGTACGATGAGATTGAATGAGTTAAACAAGATAGACAAGCAAAAGCAGAGTTTGGCATTTAAGGCCAAAGGAAAACACACAGTTTTCGTCGGGTccaaacaagaacaagagaGGTTTTCACCAGAAGAATACTTCAACACCGATAAAGACTTTTTGAGTAGAAGAGAGAATAGGCCCAGAATTGAGCAGTTGGAAAGTAACAAGAAGATCATCGAAAGCAACATAGACGAGGTTGTGAGAGAAAGATTGAACGAAAAGAAGGTCAAGCAgtacaagttgttgaaaagtcGGATGGAAAGAGAACAGCAGCTCAAACAAGTGGAAAGTAGAATGGAGCAGCAGaaagagttgatgaaaaagggtaataagaagaaggtggtggatggGTCCGGGAACATCCACTTCAAATGGAAGATCCAGAGAAAGAGGTAG
- the GLC3 gene encoding alpha-1,4-glucan branching enzyme (CAZy:GH13; EggNog:ENOG503Q3MX; COG:G): MSTVNHAESSPQALVKGALDLDPWLEPFQGEMIKRQLKFRDWYNKLSNTENSLSDFASSYLTYGLHADWDTKSVSITEYVPDVEKVALVGDFNNWDIHAHSLHKKNDFGLWQLTIAPVNGDFAVPHDSKYKIAMTLPSGEVIYRICPWAHRCTPSADPSLYDARFYNPPRELQYQFKHPRPELSEDGGVRIYEAHVGISTPEPKIGSYKNFTQNILPVIHRLGYNTIQLMAVMEHAYYASFGYQVTNFFAISSRFGTPDDLKQLIDEAHRLGIRVLLDVVHSHSSKNVEDGLNMFNGTDHYLFHGGSKGVHDQWDSRLFNYSNYETLRFLLSNLKYFLDEFRFDGFRFDGVTSMLYKHHGLGFGFSGDYNEYFNPQWVDDDAILYFMLAHQLLVDKGEKDNFRYLSIAEDVSGMPTLCLPIKQGGIGFDYRLSMAIPDMWIKILKHLQDEEWDLGNIVHTLTNRRHGENCIAYCESHDQALVGDKSLAFWLMDKEMYTNMSVMSENTPVIDRGIALHKMIRLITFSLGGEGYLNFEGNEFGHPEWLDFPRIGNGESYHYARRQFNLIEDDLLRYKFLFAFDCAMQRLDSNYHILNSSQAYVSLKHEGDKVVVFERNGLLFIFNFNPTQSFADYKIGVHTPGTYRIVLNSDSPDFGGHDRVGPVNAQGEPLKFFTNDDPWNDRANSLFIYVPSRTALVLQLEEKVVS, translated from the coding sequence ATGTCCACCGTTAACCATGCCGAGTCCTCGCCCCAAGCCCTCGTCAAGGGCGCTTTGGATTTGGATCCGTGGTTGGAGCCTTTCCAAGGAGAAATGATCAAACGTCAATTGAAGTTTAGAGACTGGTACAATAAGCTCCTGAACACCGAAAATTCTCTCAGTGACTTTGCATCCTCCTACTTGACCTACGGGTTACACGCTGACTGGGACACAAAACTGGTTTCCATCACTGAATACGTTCCTGATGTCGAGAAAGTAGCGCTTGTTGGCGACTTCAATAACTGGGACATTCATGCCCACCTGCTCCACAAAAAGAACGACTTTGGTTTGTGGCAGTTGACCATTGCCCCCGTTAACGGCGACTTTGCGGTTCCCCATGACTCCAAGTATAAAATAGCAATGACCTTGCCGTCTGGGGAAGTGATCTATCGTATTTGTCCTTGGGCCCACCGGTGCACCCCGTCCGCCGACCCGTCGTTGTACGACGCGCGGTTCTACAACCCGCCACGTGAGCTCCAGTACCAGTTTAAGCACCCTCGTCCCGAGTTACTGGAGGATGGTGGTGTTCGAATCTACGAAGCCCATGTGGGGATTTCCACCCCTGAACCAAAGATCGGCTCCTACAAAAACTTCACCCAAAACATTTTGCCGGTAATTCACCGGTTGGGTTACAACACCATTCAGCTCATGGCCGTCATGGAGCATGCGTACTATGCTTCTTTCGGGTACCAGGTGACCAATTTTTTTGCCATTTCCTCGAGATTTGGAACTCCCGATGACTTGAAACAGTTGATCGATGAGGCTCATCGTTTGGGGATTCGCGTGTTGCTCGATGTGGTGCACTCGCATAGCTCCAAGAATGTTGAGGATGGGTTGAATATGTTCAATGGAACCGACCATTACTTGTTCCACGGAGGAAGCAAAGGGGTTCACGATCAGTGGGACTCAAGGCTTTTCaactactccaactacGAGACGTTGCGGTTCTTGTTGTCgaacttgaagtacttTTTGGACGAGTTTCGCTTCGATGGGTTCAGATTCGACGGGGTTACCAGTATGTTGTATAAGCATCATGGGTTAGGTTTTGGGTTCAGTGGAGACTACAACGAGTACTTCAACCCCCAGTGGGTGGATGACGATGCCATCTTGTACTTTATGTTGGCCCACCAGCTCTTGGTTGATAAGGGGGAGAAGGATAACTTTAGATACTTATCGATTGCTGAAGATGTAAGCGGAATGCCTACGCTTTGTTTGCCCATCAAACAAGGAGGTATTGGGTTTGACTACAGACTTTCGATGGCCATTCCTGATATGTGgatcaagattttgaagcaCTTGCAAGATGAGGAATGGGATTTGGGGAACATTGTTCACACTCTCACGAACAGAAGACACGGAGAGAACTGCATTGCTTATTGTGAGTCCCATGACCAGGCATTGGTGGGGGACAAATCCCTTGCattttggttgatggaTAAGGAAATGTACACCAACATGTCGGTGATGTCAGAAAACACTCCTGTTATCGACAGAGGTATAGCTTTACATAAGATGATCCGGTTGATCACTTTTAGtcttggtggtgaaggatacttgaactttgaagGTAACGAGTTTGGACACCCTGAATGGTTGGATTTCCCAAGAATCGGAAACGGTGAATCCTACCACTATGCCAGAAGACagttcaatttgattgAGGATGATTTACTTCGTTACAAGTTTTTATTTGCATTTGACTGTGCCATGCAGAGATTGGATTCAAACTATCATATTTTGAATTCGTCCCAAGCTTACGTATCGCTTAAGCATGAAGGAGATAAAGTGGTTGTGTTCGAAAGAAATGGGCTTTTGTTCATCTTTAACTTCAACCCCACTCAGTCTTTCGCAGACTACAAGATAGGAGTCCATACTCCTGGTACCTACAGGATTGTATTGAACTCGGACTCTCCAGATTTCGGAGGTCATGACCGGGTTGGTCCCGTGAATGCTCAAGGAGAACcattgaaatttttcacaaACGATGATCCATGGAACGACAGAGCAAACTCATTATTCATCTACGTTCCTTCAAGAACCGCTTTAGTTCTTcagttggaagaaaaagttGTTAGCTAG
- the KTI12 gene encoding kti12, chromatin associated (BUSCO:EOG09263L9T; COG:F; EggNog:ENOG503NVJV), which produces MPLITFTGFPCSGKSTWATKLIEALEQKIEHAKVDNGPGHNYNIKYHTDDSLGIARKSYRESVSERQARGNQISAVRRDLSRSTFVILDSLAYIKGFRYQLFCEAKGVSTPHCVVHVINSKETVKNWNSSVTNESHIWEEDLIDQLCMRYEEPIDSNRWDSPLFTIAASEEDEQLPIDEIWDTLVLKRPPPPNNATLVKPTSGNNFMQELEKQTSEVIGKILQHQQLSTIGGKVIIDRDNGVVIEMPATTVSIAQLQRIRRTYIGLNRMRSVASDRITPMFSDYVNRNLNSDD; this is translated from the coding sequence ATGCCATTGATAACGTTTACTGGGTTCCCATGTTCTGGGAAGAGCACCTGGGCCACCAAGCTCATAGAGGCGTTGGAGCAGAAAATTGAGCACGCAAAAGTCGATAATGGGCCTGGCCACAACTACAACATCAAGTACCACACGGACGATAGTTTGGGAATAGCGAGAAAATCATACCGTGAAAGCGTATCTGAAAGGCAGGCTAGAGGAAACCAGATTTCGGCTGTTAGAAGAGACTTATCGCGGTCAACGTTTGTGATCCTTGATTCATTGGCGTACATCAAGGGGTTCCGgtatcaacttttctgtGAGGCCAAGGGAGTTTCCACTCCCCATTGCGTGGTCCACGTTATAAACTCCAAAGAAACCGTCAAAAACTGGAATAGTTCCGTCACAAATGAGTCCCACATATGGGAAGAGGATCTTATTGATCAGCTCTGTATGCGTTATGAGGAGCCAATCGACTCCAACCGTTGGGACAGTCCTCTTTTCACCATTGCTGCtagtgaagaagacgagCAGCTCCCCATTGACGAAATCTGGGATACTCTTGTTCTCAAAAGACCTCCTCCTCCTAACAATGCCACGTTGGTTAAGCCCACATCAGGCAACAACTTCATGCAAGAATTGGAGAAACAAACCCTGGAAGTCATTGGCAAGatccttcaacatcaacagTTGAGCACCATAGGAGGCAAGGTGATAATAGACAGAGATAATGGGGTGGTGATCGAGATGCCTGCCACCACCGTCAGCATCGCACAGCTACAGAGAATAAGACGTACATATATCGGGTTGAACCGAATGAGGAGCGTGGCCAGTGACCGTATCACTCCTATGTTCTCAGACTATGTTAATAGAAACTTGAACAGCGATGACTAG
- a CDS encoding uncharacterized protein (EggNog:ENOG503PW3Y) has protein sequence MATGQSPTQLQPIASHLTTQVPTPSSAPSGASHSQSPLPSGYAANIEPTLGREYSNEYGETYKPLAPKKNSKPRIKKLDKSGSVQKEKGSTRENTESEPSGDAVYQEFLSALRLEKPNSSGASPAFFDVGSELEKRLFDLFIHEVSKSMNMFMAGNFFSELVPEMALLDETGMIMSSMFSLSALMLQRIDPDSIESSVPIDYYHSTIQSISHSLSLPSGDDNEGIIARCLVSTILLGVYEMFFLATDNTYVKGAVSLLTSIIAKSDDQSPLKNSQFLQMCFWAMFICDLILSLKFNLPAMFSVKQFWMQIDPQFVEQFTSPVYPAISPRPDDVLFISQKDAVWWLHRVLFDFSIANEFNSEVVVLTEKEFNTNKSFHDWLAINETLEDFERNLPQALKPIIYKPSSNDPNDSYYPTIYYRDELAAMIALHMKLTKVSLYQGLLQKTNLNSPEVQGYLKQIPRNHAKLLAKDVIGILRTYDLNTYLWPINIHTIRYVSRYLHDDEYEYKELEFFMKRVIETCHFIFQSKKIIG, from the coding sequence ATGGCCACTGGCCAATCCCCTACCCAATTACAACCCATAGCCTCGCATTTGACAACCCAGGTGCCCACTCCATCCAGTGCTCCTAGTGGAGCCAGCCATTCCCAAAGCCCTTTGCCTCTGGGATATGCCGCTAATATAGAACCCACTCTTGGTCGGGAATACCTGAATGAATACGGAGAGACTTATAAACCACTTGcgccaaagaagaactccaaACCGCGGATtaagaagttggataagTCGGGCTCTGTGCAGAAGGAAAAGGGAAGTACCAGGGAGAATACCGAGCTGGAGCCCTCGGGGGATGCCGTCTACCAGGAGTTTTTAAGTGCCTTAAGGCTTGAGAAACCCAATAGTAGTGGGGCTCTGCCAGCATTTTTTGACGTGGGAAGCGAACTAGAGAAACGGttgtttgacttgttcaTTCACGAGGTGTCCAAGAGCATGAACATGTTCATGGCTGGGAACTTTTTCCTGGAACTTGTGCCGGAAATGgctcttcttgatgaaacAGGAATGATCATGAGCTCGATGTTCAGTTTAAGTGCCTTGATGTTGCAGAGAATCGACCCCGACCTGATCGAACTGTCTGTTCCCATTGACTACTACCACCTGACCATTCAGTCTATTCTGCACAGTTTGAGCTTACCTAGTGGTGACGACAATGAGGGAATCATTGCTAGGTGTCTTGTGAGCACGATTCTTTTGGGAGTGTATGAgatgttcttcttggccaCCGACAATACGTACGTGAAGGGGGCGGTGAGCTTGTTAACGTCCATAATTGCCAAGAGTGATGATCAAAGTCCCTTGAAAAACTCccagtttcttcaaatgtGTTTCTGGGCCATGTTTATCTGTgacttgatcttgtcaTTGAAATTCAATCTCCCAGCGATGTTCTCTGTGAAGCAGTTTTGGATGCAAATTGATCCCCAGTTTGTTGAGCAATTCACAAGCCCCGTGTACCCTGCGATTAGTCCCAGACCTGATGATGTGTTGTTCATCTCCCAGAAAGATGCAGTGTGGTGGTTACACAGGGTTCTTTTCGACTTCAGTATCGCCAATGAATTTAACTCTGAAGTGGTGGTTCTCACTGAAAAGGAGTTTAATACAAATAAAAGTTTCCATGATTGGCTTGCAATTAACGAGACGCTTGaggactttgaaagaaatcttCCCCAAGCTTTGAAACCGATTATCTACaagccaagttcaaacGATCCTAATGACTCGTACTATCCCACAATCTACTATAGGGACGAGTTAGCGGCAATGATTGCCTTGCACATGAAATTGACTAAGGTATCGTTGTACCAAGGGCTTCTCCAAaagaccaacttgaactcaCCTGAAGTCCAAGGGTATTTAAAACAGATTCCACGGAATCATGCCAAGTTGCTTGCCAAGGATGTTATTGGAATTCTTCGCACCTATGATTTGAATACGTATTTGTGGCCTATCAATATCCATACCATTAGATATGTGTCTCGGTACCTCCATGACGATGAGTATGAGTATAAGGAGCTTGAATTTTTCATGAAAAGAGTGATAGAGACTTGTCACTTTATCTTTCAGAGCAAGAAGATTATTGGATAA
- a CDS encoding uncharacterized protein (COG:S; EggNog:ENOG503PMMH), which translates to MFNSWFVEDNQGKIVSYDVKSLRRLGRDQAFCNSVSESQLDKVFDVLFNYETGLDQKVEIIATISNIVLVNRHLHMTYFIPRYSKRSFVYCDKLIKQFEAEKSDFRYDFASLVPIYRILFLTLYGGLEQICDAIINDVFGILLDGFKCYVAIMDDHSNVPMFQLLVVEILKCLYTLHHKYHSGSELVQDEGFSDDCLKIINQFVGVRHTENGHLIIKNTLNFLLLLHGEREESKSIDLYTGSIELYLEFFKNLDVLLKEHLETIKREPGKSIVACGFAVNMLVVLDHMASSLKRDVEQNPESAKFNQLLTELASLILPSDGSKFVYNEFIQYVATMIFSGADGSSFFDLKNAGFTKDLILSILYSLTYDKDIVKHQNNFLELVGYVFGHKYLENHSIVLDPSIDIKSVQEPTSKYLDTDDYNRKRAGVFGNIPADQSGGGSVDDLTEEEKEREAEKLFVLFERMEKLGTFENFQNPVKQWQQEGKFEELKE; encoded by the coding sequence ATGTTCAACCTGtggtttgttgaagacaACCAGGGGAAGATTGTCCTGTATGACGTCAAAAGCCTTAGAAGGCTTGGGAGAGATCAGGCTTTTTGCAACAGTGTTTCTGAGTCTCAACTTGACAAGGTATTCGATGTGTTGTTTAACTATGAAACCGGCTTGGACCAAAAAGTTGAGATCATCGCCACCATTTCCAATATCGTACTTGTCAATAGACACCTCCACATGACATACTTTATTCCTCGATATTCCAAACGGCTGTTTGTATATTGTGATAAATTAATCAAGCAGTTTGAGGCCGAGAAGCTGGACTTCCGGTATGACTTTGCCAGCTTGGTGCCGATTTATCGGATATTGTTTTTGACCTTATACGGAGGGTTGGAGCAGATTTGCGATGCTATAATCAACGACGTGTTTGGAATACTTCTTGATGGGTTTAAGTGCTATGTGGCAATTATGGACGATCATAGCAATGTTCCTATGTTccagttgttggtggtggaaatcttgaagtGTTTGTACACTTTACACCATAAGTACCACTCTGGGTCCGAGTTGGTACAAGACGAAGGGTTTTCGGACGACTGCTTGAAAATTATCAACCAGTTTGTGGGTGTACGCCACACGGAAAACGGCCATTTGatcatcaaaaacaccctcaacttcttgttgcTTTTGCATGGCGAGCGAGAAGAGTCTAAATCCATAGACCTTTACACGGGCCTGATAGAGTTGTACcttgaatttttcaaaaatttgGATGTGCTTTTAAAAGAGCACTTGGAGACCATAAAACGTGAGCCAGGGAAGAGTATAGTTGCCTGTGGGTTTGCCGTGAACatgttggtggttttggacCATATGGCTAGTCTGTTGAAACGTGATGTTGAACAGAATCCCGAGTCCGCTAAGTTCAACCAACTTTTGACAGAATTAGCACTGTTGATTCTCCCTAGCGATGGTCTGAAGTTTGTCTACAATGAGTTCATTCAGTACGTGGCCACCATGATATTTTCTGGTGCTGATGGGCTGTCCTTTTTTGATCTCAAGAATGCTGGTttcaccaaagatttgattctCAGCATCTTGTACAGTTTAACATACGACAAAGACATTGTCAAGCACCAAAACAACTTTTTAGAACTTGTGGGATATGTTTTTGGACATAAGTACCTCGAGAACCATTCTATTGTGCTTGACCCATCCATAGACATAAAAAGTGTTCAGGAGCCCACATCAAAGTACCTTGATACAGATGATTATAACCGCAAAAGAGCCGGTGTTTTCGGTAACATACCAGCCGACCAATCGGGTGGTGGCTCTGTCGATGACTTGacggaagaagagaaggagAGAGAAGCAGAaaagttgtttgtgttgttTGAAAGAATGGAGAAGCTAGGGACATTTGAGAATTTCCAGAATCCGGTGAAGCAGTGGCAGCAGGAAGGGAAGTTCgaagagttgaaagagTAG